A region of Sphingobium baderi DNA encodes the following proteins:
- the gyrB gene encoding DNA topoisomerase (ATP-hydrolyzing) subunit B: protein MSEETQNSPNSNSYGADSIKVLKGLDAVRKRPGMYIGDTDDGSGLHHMVFEVSDNAIDEALAGHCDRILITLNPEGSISVEDNGRGIPTGIHKEEGVSAAEVIMTQLHAGGKFENTSDDNAYKVSGGLHGVGVSVVNALSEYLDLNIWRDGQEHYMRFAYGDAVAPLKVIGAAPEGKKGTRVTFLPSIEKVPGDGGTFKNHTEFDFEKLEHRYRELAFLNSGVRLFLIDARHEEKKEVELFYEGGIAAFVKYLDRNKTALMPDPIAIAGTRDDVTIDVALEWNDSYYENVLCFTNNIPQRDGGTHLAAFRAALTRTLNNYADKSGLLKKEKVSLTGEDMREGLTAIVSVKLPDPKFSSQTKDKLVSSEVRQPLESLMADKMAEWLEENPAHGRMIVQKVIDAAAAREAAKKARELTRRKGVMDIASLPGKLADCQERDPAKSELFLVEGDSAGGSAKQGRNRHNQAILPLKGKILNVERARFDRMLSSKEIGTLIQAMGTGIRDDFNLEKLRYHKIVIMTDADVDGAHIRTLLLTFFYRQMPQIIEAGHLFIAQPPLYKATRGRSEVYLKDEAALEQYLVDNGVEHMALDTSGGTRTGEDLRSLIEHARRMRAVMRYVPRRYNPAIIEALSLNGALDPELSNAEQAARLASSVAWMGAQDEEGKWSGRIAEEGGFHFERLWRGVTDHHVIEHGFIGSAEARRLHAIAAEEAGSYLTPSRLVTAKAALAAEEAGEDDLPAATKGSSIVTRPSELLDAILAAGRKGLAIQRYKGLGEMNAEQLWETTLDPDNRSMLRVEVEQADVADEIFTRLMGDVVEPRREFIQDNALNVANLDV from the coding sequence ATGAGCGAGGAAACCCAGAACAGCCCCAACAGCAACAGTTACGGCGCCGACAGCATCAAGGTCCTCAAAGGGCTGGATGCCGTGCGGAAACGCCCCGGCATGTACATCGGCGACACCGATGACGGGTCCGGCCTGCATCACATGGTGTTCGAGGTCAGCGACAATGCGATCGACGAAGCGCTCGCCGGGCATTGCGACCGAATCCTCATCACGTTGAACCCCGAAGGGTCGATCAGCGTCGAGGATAATGGGCGCGGCATCCCTACCGGTATCCACAAGGAAGAGGGCGTGTCGGCCGCCGAGGTCATCATGACCCAGCTTCATGCCGGCGGAAAGTTCGAGAATACATCCGATGATAACGCCTATAAGGTGTCGGGCGGCTTGCACGGCGTCGGCGTGTCGGTGGTGAATGCGCTCAGCGAATATCTGGACCTCAATATCTGGCGGGACGGCCAGGAGCATTATATGCGCTTCGCCTATGGCGACGCAGTCGCTCCGCTCAAGGTGATCGGCGCTGCGCCCGAAGGCAAGAAGGGAACGCGCGTCACCTTCCTCCCTTCGATCGAGAAGGTTCCCGGAGACGGCGGCACGTTCAAAAACCACACGGAATTCGATTTCGAGAAGCTGGAGCATCGCTATCGCGAACTGGCGTTCCTCAATTCGGGCGTGCGCCTGTTCCTGATCGACGCGCGGCATGAGGAGAAGAAGGAAGTCGAGCTGTTCTATGAAGGCGGCATCGCGGCCTTCGTCAAATATCTGGACCGCAACAAGACCGCGCTGATGCCCGATCCCATCGCCATTGCAGGCACCCGCGACGATGTAACCATCGACGTCGCGCTGGAGTGGAACGATAGCTATTATGAAAATGTCCTGTGTTTCACGAACAACATCCCGCAGCGTGACGGCGGCACCCATCTGGCGGCGTTCCGCGCGGCGCTGACCCGGACGCTCAATAATTATGCGGACAAGTCGGGCCTTTTGAAGAAAGAGAAGGTGTCCCTGACCGGTGAGGATATGCGGGAAGGGCTGACGGCCATCGTCTCGGTGAAGCTGCCCGACCCCAAATTCTCGTCCCAGACCAAGGACAAACTGGTATCGTCCGAAGTGCGCCAGCCGCTTGAAAGCCTGATGGCCGACAAGATGGCGGAATGGCTGGAGGAAAATCCCGCGCATGGGCGCATGATCGTGCAGAAGGTGATTGACGCCGCCGCCGCCCGCGAGGCCGCGAAGAAGGCGCGTGAGCTGACGCGGCGCAAGGGCGTGATGGACATCGCCTCCCTGCCCGGCAAGCTCGCCGACTGTCAGGAACGCGATCCGGCCAAGTCCGAACTGTTCCTGGTCGAAGGCGATTCGGCGGGGGGGTCGGCCAAGCAAGGCCGCAACCGGCACAATCAGGCGATCCTGCCGCTCAAGGGCAAGATCCTGAACGTGGAACGCGCCCGTTTCGACCGGATGCTGTCGTCCAAGGAAATCGGCACGCTGATCCAGGCGATGGGCACGGGCATCCGCGACGACTTCAACCTGGAAAAGCTGCGTTATCACAAGATCGTCATCATGACGGACGCCGACGTCGACGGCGCGCATATCCGCACGCTGCTGCTGACCTTCTTCTATCGCCAGATGCCGCAGATCATTGAGGCGGGCCATCTCTTTATCGCTCAGCCGCCGCTCTACAAGGCGACGCGGGGGCGGTCCGAAGTCTATCTCAAGGACGAAGCCGCGCTGGAGCAGTATCTTGTCGACAATGGCGTTGAGCATATGGCGCTCGACACCAGCGGCGGCACGCGAACGGGCGAGGACCTGCGATCGCTGATCGAACATGCGCGGCGGATGCGGGCAGTGATGCGCTATGTGCCGCGCCGCTATAATCCTGCGATCATCGAGGCGCTGAGCCTCAATGGCGCGCTCGATCCCGAACTGTCCAACGCCGAACAGGCCGCGCGGCTGGCCAGCAGCGTCGCGTGGATGGGCGCGCAGGACGAGGAAGGCAAATGGAGCGGTCGAATCGCGGAGGAGGGCGGCTTCCACTTCGAACGGCTGTGGCGCGGCGTCACCGATCATCATGTCATCGAACATGGCTTCATCGGATCGGCCGAGGCGCGCAGGCTGCACGCCATCGCGGCGGAGGAAGCGGGCAGCTATCTGACGCCCAGCCGTCTGGTAACGGCCAAGGCCGCGCTGGCCGCGGAAGAGGCGGGCGAGGATGACCTGCCCGCCGCGACCAAGGGTTCGAGCATCGTCACACGGCCGAGCGAGCTGCTTGACGCAATTCTGGCCGCCGGGCGCAAGGGGCTGGCGATCCAGCGCTACAAGGGGCTGGGCGAGATGAATGCCGAGCAGCTTTGGGAAACAACGCTGGACCCCGACAACCGCTCCATGCTGCGGGTGGAAGTCGAACAGGCGGACGTGGCCGATGAGATTTTCACCCGGCTGATGGGCGATGTAGTCGAACCACGGCGTGAGTTCATTCAGGACAATGCGCTGAACGTCGCCAATCTGGACGTCTGA
- a CDS encoding PLP-dependent aminotransferase family protein, with protein sequence MSTSFLRPPSLLRLLGAWRAENSPEPAYRQLAQALRMLVLDGRVGLDVRLPGERELAAALGLSRTTIAAAFDRLRDEGYLESRQGSGSVTRLPAGRIAPVLPDIDAANGGNLLNWTHAALPAAPGVGRAIQAAVEMLPAFLGDLGYDPLGLPPLRRAIAADFERRGCPTSPDQIIVTNGAQQGFSLLIQWLAGPGDRVVIDHPTYHNVIQALQRAHVVPVPVGLPMQGWDIDAMEAAFRQTAPRFAYVIADFHNPTGRSMDPVTRRSLVEVATATHTPLIIDETMVAMGLDFTPPAPVAVHDPSGRQVITLGSASKLYWGGLRVGWIRADPQTIAALGRLRTTMDMASPVVEQLAVAHLLDAGEGLGSRAALLRDRRDHLLALLERHLPHWRIESPAGGLSLWAEMPRAEATALAALAESHGVRIAPGPRFGVSGAFERFLRLPFALPEEQLAIGVERLAQADARLHARTPAGGDTPALALEADRLI encoded by the coding sequence ATGTCCACATCTTTTCTCAGGCCACCTTCCCTGCTCCGCCTTTTGGGCGCATGGCGCGCTGAAAACAGTCCGGAACCAGCCTACCGCCAATTGGCGCAGGCTTTGCGGATGCTGGTGCTGGATGGCCGCGTCGGTCTGGACGTCCGCTTGCCGGGAGAACGCGAACTTGCGGCTGCGCTGGGGTTGAGCCGCACGACGATCGCTGCCGCGTTCGACCGGTTACGGGATGAAGGCTATCTGGAAAGCCGTCAGGGATCGGGCAGCGTGACCCGCCTGCCCGCCGGTCGAATCGCGCCCGTTCTGCCGGATATTGATGCAGCGAACGGAGGCAATCTGCTCAACTGGACGCATGCGGCCCTTCCTGCCGCGCCCGGTGTGGGCCGCGCCATTCAGGCGGCGGTTGAGATGTTGCCCGCCTTTCTGGGCGACCTGGGTTATGATCCCTTGGGCTTGCCGCCGTTGCGGCGCGCCATAGCGGCGGATTTTGAGCGGCGCGGCTGTCCCACCAGCCCGGACCAGATCATCGTCACCAATGGCGCGCAGCAAGGCTTCTCCCTGCTCATACAGTGGCTGGCCGGACCGGGCGACCGGGTGGTGATCGATCACCCGACCTATCATAATGTGATCCAGGCGTTGCAACGCGCGCATGTCGTGCCTGTGCCGGTGGGCCTCCCCATGCAGGGATGGGACATTGACGCGATGGAAGCGGCCTTCCGCCAGACGGCGCCGCGCTTTGCCTATGTGATCGCGGATTTCCACAATCCTACCGGCCGCAGCATGGACCCGGTGACGCGCCGGTCGCTGGTGGAAGTCGCGACCGCCACGCATACCCCGCTCATCATCGACGAGACGATGGTGGCGATGGGTCTGGACTTTACCCCGCCCGCGCCGGTCGCGGTGCACGATCCTTCGGGGCGGCAGGTCATTACTTTAGGTTCGGCAAGCAAGCTTTATTGGGGCGGGCTGCGCGTCGGCTGGATTCGCGCCGATCCGCAGACCATCGCGGCGCTGGGGCGGCTGCGTACGACGATGGACATGGCCAGCCCGGTCGTAGAGCAGCTTGCGGTCGCACATCTGCTGGATGCGGGGGAAGGACTGGGATCGCGCGCGGCGCTGCTGCGGGACCGGCGCGATCATCTGCTGGCGCTGCTGGAACGGCATCTGCCGCACTGGCGGATCGAATCGCCTGCGGGCGGCCTGTCCTTGTGGGCGGAAATGCCCCGCGCCGAAGCCACGGCGCTCGCGGCGCTGGCTGAAAGCCATGGCGTGCGGATCGCGCCCGGCCCGCGTTTCGGCGTCAGCGGCGCATTCGAACGATTCCTGCGCCTGCCCTTCGCCTTGCCGGAAGAGCAGCTGGCCATTGGCGTTGAACGGCTGGCGCAGGCCGACGCGCGGCTCCATGCGCGGACGCCGGCGGGCGGCGATACGCCGGCCCTGGCCCTGGAAGCGGACCGGTTGATTTAA
- the ppa gene encoding inorganic diphosphatase translates to MNIELIPVGDDPPNSLNVIIEVPVGGEPVKYEFDKASGALFVDRILHTPMRYPANYGFVPHTLSPDGDPLDALVIARSPFIPGSVVRARPIAVLNLEDEAGGDEKLVCVPDDKTFPYYTDVGEKDDLPGIVMQQIEHFFTHYKDLEKEKWVRIGTWGGAEDARRIILEAIERYRDSKKA, encoded by the coding sequence ATGAATATCGAACTGATCCCGGTCGGCGACGATCCGCCCAACAGCCTGAACGTCATCATCGAGGTTCCGGTCGGCGGCGAGCCCGTCAAATATGAGTTCGACAAGGCATCGGGCGCATTGTTCGTGGATCGTATCCTGCATACGCCGATGCGCTATCCCGCCAATTACGGCTTCGTGCCGCACACGCTGTCGCCCGACGGCGATCCGCTCGACGCGCTGGTCATCGCGCGCTCGCCCTTCATTCCGGGCAGCGTCGTGCGCGCGCGGCCCATCGCGGTGCTCAATCTGGAAGACGAAGCCGGCGGCGATGAAAAGCTGGTTTGCGTGCCGGACGACAAGACCTTTCCCTATTATACCGATGTAGGTGAGAAAGACGACCTGCCCGGCATCGTGATGCAGCAGATCGAACATTTCTTCACCCACTATAAGGATCTGGAAAAGGAAAAGTGGGTGCGGATCGGCACATGGGGCGGGGCAGAAGATGCCCGCCGCATCATCCTTGAAGCGATCGAACGCTATCGGGACAGCAAGAAGGCCTGA
- a CDS encoding M61 family metallopeptidase produces the protein MIRSLAAALCLSTAAASPLQAQEAIRSKPMALPVNDATPAPKDVPYPGGTIRLEVDATDTVQRIFRVKETIPVAASGPMTLLMPQWLPGNHAPRGQIEKLTGLTFTANGRPLAWKRDPLDVYAFQIDVPPGAKEVAAQFQFLSATAPNQGRVVVTPKMLNIQWEAVSLYPAGYFTRQIPVQATVAYPAGWQAATALRGRRSGNSVAYDVIDYEALQDSPVFAGSHFKAVDLGSDVTLNIVADDADELDYKPEQIAKHKKLVAEAKALFGSMHFDHYDFLLAITDEMGGIGLEHHRSSENQVEPGYFKNWDSGEALLDRNLLPHEFTHSWDGKFRRPDLLWTPDFRTPMQDNLLWVYEGQTQFWGYVLGARSGLFSKQETLDAYAQIAAKLDTAKGREWRPMEDTTLDPVISARRPKGWASWQRSEDYYNEGLMIWLEADAILRQQTKGKKGLDDFARAFFGINPGDWGQVVYNRGDVIKTLNDVAPYDWAGFFQKHVDGTTRETPKGGFTLGGYRLAYGDTPGSITKAVESAQKVVDQSFGLGLTVKNSGEIASVVWDSTAFKAGLAVGSTIVAVNGNEYSADVFKMAIKNATDARTPIQIIVKQDKYYRTLSLAYSGGLRYPRLEKTGEGEGSLDRLLKPKT, from the coding sequence ATGATCCGCAGCCTTGCTGCCGCCCTTTGCCTTTCCACCGCCGCCGCCAGTCCGCTCCAGGCGCAGGAAGCGATCCGTTCCAAACCAATGGCCCTGCCCGTCAACGACGCCACGCCCGCGCCGAAGGATGTGCCCTATCCCGGTGGCACGATCCGGCTGGAGGTGGACGCGACCGATACGGTGCAGCGCATTTTCCGCGTCAAGGAAACGATTCCCGTCGCGGCCAGCGGTCCGATGACCCTGCTGATGCCGCAATGGTTGCCGGGCAATCACGCGCCGCGCGGGCAGATCGAAAAACTCACTGGCCTTACCTTCACCGCCAATGGCAGGCCGCTGGCGTGGAAGCGCGATCCGCTGGATGTCTACGCCTTTCAGATCGACGTGCCGCCGGGCGCGAAAGAGGTCGCCGCCCAGTTCCAGTTCCTGTCCGCCACCGCCCCCAATCAGGGCCGCGTCGTGGTGACGCCCAAGATGCTCAACATCCAGTGGGAAGCGGTGTCGCTTTATCCCGCCGGTTATTTCACCCGCCAGATCCCGGTGCAGGCAACCGTCGCCTATCCCGCCGGATGGCAGGCCGCGACCGCTCTGCGCGGACGGCGGAGCGGCAACAGCGTCGCCTATGACGTGATCGACTATGAAGCCTTGCAGGATTCGCCGGTTTTTGCGGGAAGCCATTTTAAGGCCGTGGACCTTGGTAGCGATGTGACGCTGAACATCGTCGCCGACGATGCGGACGAACTGGACTATAAGCCGGAGCAGATCGCCAAGCACAAGAAGCTGGTGGCAGAAGCCAAGGCGCTGTTCGGCAGCATGCATTTCGATCATTATGATTTCCTGCTCGCCATCACCGACGAGATGGGCGGCATTGGCCTCGAACATCACCGCTCATCGGAGAATCAGGTCGAGCCGGGCTATTTCAAGAATTGGGATTCGGGCGAGGCGCTGCTGGACCGCAACCTGTTACCGCACGAATTCACCCATAGCTGGGACGGCAAGTTCCGCCGCCCGGACCTGCTGTGGACGCCCGATTTCCGTACCCCGATGCAGGACAATCTGCTGTGGGTCTATGAAGGGCAGACGCAGTTCTGGGGCTATGTGCTGGGCGCGCGGTCGGGCCTGTTCTCCAAGCAGGAGACGCTGGATGCTTATGCCCAGATCGCGGCGAAACTCGACACGGCAAAGGGCCGAGAATGGCGGCCGATGGAGGACACGACGCTCGACCCCGTCATTTCCGCGCGCCGTCCGAAAGGCTGGGCGAGCTGGCAGCGGTCCGAGGACTATTATAATGAAGGCCTGATGATCTGGCTGGAAGCCGATGCGATCCTCCGCCAGCAGACGAAGGGCAAGAAAGGTCTGGATGATTTCGCCCGAGCCTTCTTCGGCATCAATCCGGGCGATTGGGGACAGGTCGTCTATAATCGGGGCGATGTCATCAAAACGCTGAACGATGTCGCGCCCTATGACTGGGCGGGCTTCTTCCAGAAACATGTGGATGGCACGACGCGGGAAACGCCCAAGGGCGGCTTTACGCTGGGTGGCTATCGCCTTGCCTATGGCGACACGCCGGGCAGCATCACCAAGGCCGTCGAGAGCGCACAGAAGGTCGTGGACCAGAGCTTCGGCCTCGGCCTCACAGTCAAGAACAGCGGGGAAATCGCGTCCGTGGTCTGGGACAGCACCGCTTTCAAGGCTGGCCTTGCGGTCGGTTCCACCATTGTTGCGGTGAACGGCAATGAATATTCAGCCGATGTCTTCAAGATGGCGATCAAGAACGCTACCGACGCCAGAACGCCGATCCAGATCATCGTCAAGCAGGACAAATATTACCGCACTTTGTCTCTCGCATATTCAGGAGGCCTGCGCTATCCGCGCCTCGAAAAGACAGGAGAGGGTGAAGGCAGCCTCGACCGGCTGCTCAAACCGAAAACATAA
- the hisS gene encoding histidine--tRNA ligase — translation MAKIETPRPVRGTQDMLGGTPEAFQERFAHVVATFDRVRRLYGFERVEVPVFEATVVFARSLGESTDVVSKEMYTFEDRGGDSITLRPEFTAGISRAYITEGWQQYAPLKVATHGPLFRYERPQKGRFRQFHQLDAEIIGAGEPGADVELLVFADQLLRELGVSEGVTLTLNTLGDADSREAWRAALIAHFEAHREQLSEDSLDRLHRNPLRILDSKDPRDRPVADSAPDIDAYLTDEARGFFEKVTSGLDAAGVAWERNPRLVRGLDYYRHTAFEFITDRLGAQGTVLGGGRYDGLIENLGGPATPAVGWAAGIERLAMLVELPEIARIDVAVIPMGEAAEAKATGIIADLRRAGVACDMGYRGNMKKRMQRANASGAAWAVILGDDELARGEASVRNLGTGEQQAVALDTIVGKLTAL, via the coding sequence ATGGCGAAAATAGAAACGCCGCGCCCGGTGCGCGGCACGCAGGACATGCTGGGCGGCACCCCCGAAGCGTTCCAGGAGCGTTTCGCGCATGTGGTCGCGACCTTTGATCGGGTGCGCCGGCTCTATGGCTTTGAGCGCGTGGAAGTCCCTGTGTTCGAAGCAACGGTGGTGTTCGCCCGCTCGCTGGGCGAGAGCACGGACGTGGTGTCAAAGGAAATGTATACGTTCGAGGACCGGGGCGGCGACAGCATCACTCTGCGCCCGGAATTCACGGCGGGTATCTCGCGCGCCTATATTACCGAAGGCTGGCAGCAATATGCGCCGCTGAAGGTCGCGACGCACGGCCCATTGTTCCGTTACGAACGCCCGCAAAAGGGCCGGTTCCGCCAATTTCACCAACTCGATGCCGAAATCATCGGCGCGGGGGAGCCGGGCGCGGACGTGGAGCTGCTGGTCTTCGCCGATCAGTTGCTGCGGGAACTGGGCGTATCCGAAGGCGTGACGCTCACTCTCAATACGCTGGGCGATGCGGACAGCCGCGAGGCTTGGCGCGCCGCGCTGATCGCGCATTTCGAGGCGCACCGCGAACAGCTTTCGGAGGACAGCCTCGACCGCCTCCATCGCAATCCGCTGCGTATCCTCGACAGCAAGGACCCGCGCGATCGCCCCGTGGCGGACAGCGCGCCGGACATTGATGCTTATCTCACCGACGAAGCGCGCGGCTTCTTCGAGAAAGTGACGAGCGGCCTCGACGCGGCGGGCGTGGCGTGGGAACGCAATCCCCGGCTGGTGCGCGGGCTGGATTATTACCGGCACACCGCGTTCGAGTTCATCACCGATAGGCTGGGCGCGCAGGGCACGGTGCTGGGTGGCGGGCGCTATGACGGGTTGATCGAAAATCTGGGCGGTCCCGCCACGCCGGCGGTCGGCTGGGCGGCAGGGATCGAGCGGCTCGCGATGCTGGTCGAGCTGCCGGAGATCGCCCGCATCGACGTGGCCGTCATCCCGATGGGTGAGGCGGCGGAAGCCAAGGCGACAGGCATCATCGCCGACTTGCGCCGCGCCGGCGTCGCCTGCGATATGGGTTATCGTGGCAATATGAAGAAGCGGATGCAGCGCGCCAATGCGAGTGGGGCGGCCTGGGCCGTGATCCTGGGCGACGATGAACTGGCGCGCGGCGAAGCATCCGTCCGCAATCTGGGCACAGGTGAACAGCAGGCGGTGGCGCTGGATACGATCGTGGGCAAGCTGACGGCGCTCTGA
- the prfA gene encoding peptide chain release factor 1, protein MHISAERIAQIEARRDEVQASMTRADLPPDEFVRLSKEYAEIEPVARAAHEVRRLRQELLALEQMAGGEGAEVDPAMRELAQEEMQHIKAQLPAAERALALQLLPRDSADARPAMLEIRAGTGGDEAALFAGDLFRMYQRYADSQGWKMEMMSANAAEVGGFKEVVASITGIGVFAKLKFESGVHRVQRVPVTESGGRIHTSAATVAVLPEPEEVDVQIADGDLKIDIYRASGAGGQHVNTTDSAVRITHLPSGLVVTQQDERSQHKNKAKAMQVLRARLYELERDRAQSEQAGARKAMVGSGDRSERIRTYNFPQGRVTDHRINLTLHRLPEILEGPGLSEVIDALVAEDEAARLAQLDGVG, encoded by the coding sequence ATGCACATCTCCGCCGAACGCATCGCGCAGATCGAAGCGCGCAGGGACGAAGTGCAAGCGTCGATGACGCGCGCCGACCTGCCTCCTGACGAGTTTGTGCGGCTCTCCAAGGAATATGCCGAGATCGAGCCGGTGGCGAGGGCCGCGCATGAAGTGCGGCGGTTGCGGCAGGAACTCCTCGCGCTGGAGCAGATGGCGGGCGGCGAGGGGGCGGAGGTCGACCCCGCCATGCGTGAATTGGCGCAGGAAGAGATGCAGCATATCAAGGCGCAGTTGCCCGCCGCCGAGCGTGCCCTCGCGCTGCAACTTCTGCCCCGTGATTCGGCCGATGCGCGCCCGGCCATGCTGGAAATCCGCGCCGGCACCGGCGGCGATGAGGCAGCGCTGTTCGCGGGCGACCTGTTCCGCATGTATCAACGCTATGCCGATTCGCAGGGCTGGAAGATGGAGATGATGTCCGCCAATGCCGCGGAAGTCGGCGGCTTCAAGGAAGTCGTCGCCAGCATCACCGGCATCGGCGTCTTTGCCAAGCTGAAGTTCGAAAGCGGCGTCCATCGCGTCCAGCGCGTGCCTGTTACCGAAAGCGGGGGCCGCATCCATACCTCCGCCGCGACCGTCGCGGTCCTCCCCGAGCCGGAGGAGGTGGACGTCCAGATCGCCGACGGCGACCTCAAGATCGACATCTACCGTGCTTCGGGCGCTGGCGGTCAGCATGTCAATACGACCGATTCCGCCGTCCGCATCACCCATTTGCCGAGCGGCCTTGTCGTGACGCAGCAGGATGAGCGATCCCAGCACAAGAACAAGGCGAAGGCGATGCAGGTGCTGCGCGCCCGTCTTTACGAACTGGAGCGCGACCGCGCCCAGAGCGAACAGGCCGGCGCGCGCAAGGCGATGGTCGGATCGGGCGATCGTTCGGAACGCATCCGCACCTATAATTTCCCGCAGGGCCGCGTCACCGACCACCGCATCAACCTGACCCTCCACCGCCTGCCGGAGATATTGGAAGGGCCGGGCCTGTCCGAAGTCATCGACGCGCTGGTGGCGGAGGATGAAGCCGCGCGCCTTGCCCAGCTGGATGGTGTGGGCTGA
- the prmC gene encoding peptide chain release factor N(5)-glutamine methyltransferase yields the protein MAEKLRAAAALLGARSDTPRLDVELLLAHALGLTRGDLLLRQRDLAVPAAFDRLIERRLAGEPVAYITGVRDFWTISLRVTPDVLIPRPDSETLIEAAIEHFGNHAPADVLDLGTGSGALLLAALDQWPMARGLGIDISSGALAVAKENAARLGLSGRAAFRIGDWAEGVRETFDLILVNPPYIARSVALSGDVLHEPEGALFAGAEGLDDYRRIAPQLPHLLRPHGMAAIEIGYDQRESVSALFSAAGLLVEVRRDLAGHDRCLVVRKPVLR from the coding sequence ATTGCCGAAAAGCTCCGCGCTGCGGCGGCTTTGCTCGGCGCGCGGAGCGACACGCCCCGTCTCGACGTGGAGCTGCTGCTCGCACATGCGTTGGGCCTGACGCGGGGCGATCTGCTCCTGCGTCAGCGCGACCTTGCCGTTCCCGCTGCGTTTGACCGGCTGATCGAACGCCGCCTCGCCGGGGAGCCGGTTGCTTATATCACGGGCGTTCGCGACTTCTGGACCATCAGCCTGCGGGTGACGCCGGACGTTCTGATCCCGCGGCCCGACAGCGAAACGCTGATCGAGGCGGCGATTGAGCATTTTGGGAACCATGCGCCTGCCGATGTGCTCGACCTAGGCACGGGGTCGGGCGCCTTGTTGCTCGCCGCGCTGGATCAATGGCCGATGGCGCGCGGTCTGGGCATCGACATATCGTCCGGCGCGCTGGCCGTGGCGAAAGAGAATGCCGCTCGCCTCGGTCTGTCCGGGCGAGCGGCCTTCCGCATCGGCGATTGGGCGGAAGGCGTTCGGGAAACATTCGACCTCATCCTCGTCAATCCGCCCTATATCGCCAGGAGCGTAGCCTTGTCGGGCGATGTGTTGCACGAGCCGGAAGGCGCATTGTTCGCCGGGGCTGAGGGATTGGACGACTATCGCCGCATCGCCCCTCAACTGCCTCATTTGCTGAGGCCCCACGGCATGGCGGCGATTGAGATCGGATATGACCAGCGGGAGAGCGTTTCAGCGCTCTTTTCCGCCGCGGGATTGCTTGTCGAGGTTCGGCGCGATCTTGCCGGACATGATCGGTGCCTTGTGGTTCGCAAGCCGGTTCTCCGTTGA
- a CDS encoding DUF4167 domain-containing protein: MINNRQAGRRNRGRNNGRPNNGNRGGGDNGNRIDSRARGNAAQLLEKYKNMARDAQMAGDRVNAEYYLQFADHYFRVLADNRARQEEQQQRFRRYDENFDDDGEDVDAGDEGEGAHVEQPNERADQPHHRRRDGRDERRDDREGRERRDRNVRERPAAAETPEQPLPAQDVSPAGVTAPEPQPETEAPRPRRGRPRKADAAKAAEEKAEGLDIAVLPPSIARADNDSEAPEDEAPRKRTRRPRAATQAAE; the protein is encoded by the coding sequence TTGATCAACAACAGGCAGGCCGGTCGCCGCAATCGCGGCCGGAACAACGGGCGTCCCAACAATGGCAACCGGGGCGGCGGCGACAACGGGAACCGGATCGACAGTCGCGCGCGGGGAAACGCGGCACAACTTCTTGAAAAATATAAGAATATGGCGCGTGATGCCCAGATGGCGGGCGATCGGGTGAACGCTGAATATTATCTTCAGTTCGCCGATCATTATTTCCGCGTCCTCGCCGACAATCGCGCCCGGCAGGAAGAGCAGCAACAGCGCTTCCGCCGCTATGATGAGAATTTCGACGATGATGGCGAAGATGTCGATGCGGGCGACGAGGGCGAAGGCGCGCATGTCGAGCAGCCGAATGAGCGCGCTGACCAGCCCCATCACCGCCGCCGGGATGGCCGGGATGAACGGCGCGACGACCGTGAAGGACGTGAGCGGCGTGACCGGAACGTCCGGGAACGTCCGGCCGCTGCCGAAACGCCCGAGCAGCCGCTGCCCGCGCAGGATGTTTCGCCGGCCGGCGTGACCGCGCCGGAACCTCAGCCTGAAACCGAAGCGCCACGCCCCCGCCGGGGTCGTCCACGCAAGGCGGATGCAGCCAAGGCGGCGGAGGAAAAGGCCGAGGGGCTGGATATTGCTGTGCTGCCCCCGTCGATCGCGCGGGCCGACAATGATAGCGAGGCACCGGAAGACGAAGCGCCCCGCAAGCGCACCCGTCGCCCTCGTGCGGCGACCCAGGCGGCGGAGTAA